A DNA window from Hevea brasiliensis isolate MT/VB/25A 57/8 chromosome 2, ASM3005281v1, whole genome shotgun sequence contains the following coding sequences:
- the LOC110673467 gene encoding uncharacterized protein LOC110673467, which translates to MNIDKALCDLCASVSFMSSLIFQKLNVGELRQTIISLQLANRSIKYPGGILENIPIKVGKLFILIDFVILEMKENVQVSIILRRPFLVTTEAIINVKNGKLTLKIGEEKVEFNQFRVKKYKLDPDECLRVDIIDKLVEEEFHKRYPVNPLEACIMHSHTVDDDNK; encoded by the coding sequence ATGAatatagacaaggccctctgcgatctttGTGCAAGTGTGAGTTTCATGTCCTCATTAATATTCCAAAAGCTAAATGTTGGAGAGCTTAGACAAACAATAATTTCATTACAATTGGCAAACAGATCTATTAAGTACCCaggtggtatcttggagaacatccctatcaaagtaGGGAAGTTGTTTATTTTGATTGATTTTGTTATCTTGGAGATGAAAGAAAATGTTCAAGTTTCTATCATATTGAGAAGGCCTTTCTTGGTAACTACTGAAGCCATCATAAATGTTAAAAATGGGAAGTTGACTCTCAAAATAGGAGAGGAGAAAGTAGAGTTCAACCAATTTAGAGTAAAGAAATATAAACTAGATCCTGATGAATGCCTAAGGGTTGACATTATAGATAAGTTAGTTGAAGAGGAATTCCACAAGAGATATCCTGtaaatcctcttgaagcatgcataATGCACAGCCACACAGTAGATGATGATAACAAATAA